A genomic window from Rhizobium sp. 007 includes:
- a CDS encoding RidA family protein, with product MSIKRIDVGARMSGAVIHGNTVYLAGQVGEGETVTDQCKSALAEVDRLLAAAGSSKSKILQTLIYLSDISYFAEMNAAWEAWVDPKNTPARATSEAKLAAPKYKVEFIVIAAID from the coding sequence ATGAGCATCAAGCGTATCGACGTCGGCGCCCGCATGAGCGGCGCGGTCATCCACGGCAACACCGTCTATCTCGCCGGTCAGGTCGGCGAAGGCGAGACCGTGACCGATCAGTGCAAGTCGGCGCTTGCCGAAGTCGATCGTCTGCTTGCTGCTGCAGGTTCCAGCAAGTCGAAGATTCTGCAGACGCTGATCTATCTCTCCGACATTTCCTACTTTGCGGAAATGAATGCTGCCTGGGAAGCCTGGGTCGACCCGAAGAACACGCCGGCACGCGCCACCAGCGAGGCCAAGCTCGCCGCACCGAAGTACAAGGTCGAGTTCATCGTCATCGCCGCAATCGACTAA
- a CDS encoding thiamine pyrophosphate-binding protein — translation MKKTGGELIVEALKANGVKRLSCVPGESFLAVLDALYDTDIEVIVCRQEGGAAMMADCWGRLTGEPGICMVTRGPGATNATAGLHIARQDSIPMILFIGQVQRDAREREAFQEVEFRRALTEYAKWVGEIDDAARIPEFVTRAFAIATSGRPGPVALSLPEDMLRDEVDAPRAKPYARVPAHPGRRQVDDFYMRLLKAERPMVILGGTRWDADAVADFRVFAERFKLPVGCSFRRQMLFDHLSPGYAGDVGIGINPVLAKEIKESDLLILLGARMSEMPSSGYTLVDVPYPAQSLVHIYPDPSELGRIYRPDLAICASPQDFVAALTDLEAPAEPRWAERTQHMHQAYLAWSRPPQTGPGAVHMGPIMEWIEGNTKADTIFTNGAGNYATWLHRFHRFRQFNTQAAPTSGSMGYGLPAAVAAKRLFPEREVICFAGDGCFLMHGQEFATAVRYDLPIISLVINNGIYGTIRMHQERDYPGRVSGTDLTNPDFAALARAYGGHGETVEKTEDFAPAFERARASGKPSIIEVKLDPEAITPTRTLTEIAQTKSR, via the coding sequence ATGAAGAAGACCGGCGGCGAGCTGATTGTCGAAGCGCTGAAGGCAAACGGGGTCAAGCGACTTTCCTGCGTGCCCGGGGAAAGCTTCCTCGCCGTGCTGGACGCGCTTTATGACACCGATATCGAAGTGATCGTCTGCCGTCAGGAAGGCGGTGCCGCGATGATGGCCGATTGCTGGGGCCGGCTCACCGGCGAACCCGGCATCTGTATGGTCACCCGCGGGCCTGGCGCCACCAACGCCACGGCGGGCCTGCATATCGCCAGGCAGGATTCGATCCCGATGATCCTCTTCATCGGTCAGGTCCAGCGCGATGCCCGCGAGCGCGAAGCCTTCCAGGAGGTCGAGTTCCGCCGCGCGCTGACCGAATATGCCAAATGGGTCGGCGAAATCGACGATGCGGCGCGCATTCCCGAATTCGTGACCCGCGCCTTTGCCATTGCCACCTCCGGCAGGCCCGGGCCTGTCGCGCTGTCACTGCCCGAGGACATGTTGCGCGACGAAGTAGACGCGCCGCGCGCGAAGCCTTATGCCCGCGTTCCCGCTCATCCCGGGCGCCGTCAGGTCGACGATTTCTACATGCGGCTGCTGAAGGCCGAACGGCCGATGGTCATACTCGGCGGCACACGCTGGGATGCAGATGCGGTTGCCGATTTCCGCGTCTTTGCCGAACGCTTCAAGCTGCCGGTCGGCTGTTCCTTCCGCCGCCAGATGCTCTTCGATCACCTTAGCCCGGGCTATGCCGGTGATGTCGGCATCGGCATCAATCCGGTGCTGGCCAAGGAGATCAAGGAGAGCGATTTGCTCATCCTGCTCGGCGCCCGGATGTCGGAAATGCCGTCGTCAGGCTATACGCTGGTCGACGTCCCCTACCCGGCGCAATCGCTCGTCCACATCTATCCCGACCCGTCCGAACTTGGCCGCATCTACCGTCCGGACCTTGCGATCTGCGCATCGCCGCAGGACTTCGTCGCCGCCCTTACCGATCTCGAAGCGCCTGCCGAACCGCGCTGGGCGGAACGGACGCAGCATATGCACCAAGCCTATCTTGCCTGGTCGAGGCCGCCGCAAACGGGCCCCGGCGCCGTTCACATGGGACCGATCATGGAATGGATCGAGGGCAACACGAAGGCCGACACGATCTTCACCAATGGTGCCGGCAACTATGCCACCTGGCTGCACCGCTTCCATCGCTTCAGGCAGTTCAATACGCAGGCGGCCCCCACATCCGGCTCGATGGGTTACGGCCTGCCGGCTGCCGTGGCCGCCAAGCGGCTTTTTCCGGAGCGCGAAGTCATCTGCTTTGCCGGCGACGGCTGCTTCCTGATGCACGGGCAGGAATTCGCCACCGCCGTCCGCTACGACCTCCCAATCATCTCTCTCGTCATCAACAACGGCATCTACGGCACGATCCGCATGCATCAGGAACGTGACTATCCCGGCCGTGTCAGCGGTACGGATCTCACCAATCCGGATTTCGCGGCCCTTGCCCGCGCCTATGGCGGCCATGGTGAAACGGTGGAGAAAACCGAGGACTTCGCGCCTGCTTTTGAGCGGGCCCGCGCCAGCGGCAAGCCTTCGATCATCGAGGTGAAGCTCGATCCCGAGGCGATCACGCCGACACGCACGCTTACCGAAATCGCGCAAACAAAAAGCCGGTGA
- a CDS encoding DUF4432 family protein, with the protein MIEFAAAKGPRLMLDETSVMDIGGCIVDGVDIAPKRAIPDDGDSRIDHSLEGFLFTCGPDHIRHREPIRGRTDGKVYPLHGSASGHPAKVLWTKFENGNAECCAHIDIVTVEGLPQRIERLWRIDGATGEVSLDDRVVNTSDQAVPTFLMYHMNTGGKWLDAGTRLEGTMLEGGGFPWTFGEELGGLFCVEAPAVTDGFAEVRLGPMKAASGKTLCVRFRADTLPHLQVWRNQKTPADVFGIEPVSHRWVSRRELQAGGEFNMLQPGESRSYGLRFAFL; encoded by the coding sequence ATGATCGAGTTTGCCGCCGCCAAGGGGCCGCGCCTGATGCTGGACGAAACATCGGTGATGGATATCGGCGGATGCATCGTCGACGGCGTCGATATCGCGCCGAAGCGCGCCATTCCTGACGACGGCGATTCGCGTATCGACCACTCGCTCGAAGGCTTTCTCTTCACCTGCGGTCCGGATCATATCCGCCATCGCGAGCCGATCAGGGGGCGCACGGATGGCAAGGTCTACCCGCTGCACGGTTCGGCCTCCGGTCATCCGGCCAAGGTTCTCTGGACCAAATTCGAAAACGGCAATGCCGAGTGCTGCGCCCACATCGATATCGTTACCGTCGAAGGATTGCCGCAGCGGATCGAACGGCTTTGGCGCATCGACGGCGCGACGGGGGAGGTCTCGCTGGACGACAGGGTCGTCAACACCAGCGATCAGGCGGTGCCGACCTTCCTGATGTACCACATGAATACCGGCGGCAAATGGCTCGATGCCGGTACGCGCCTGGAAGGGACGATGCTCGAAGGCGGTGGTTTTCCATGGACCTTCGGCGAAGAGCTTGGCGGCCTCTTTTGCGTCGAGGCCCCGGCCGTGACGGATGGCTTTGCCGAAGTCCGGCTCGGTCCGATGAAAGCCGCAAGCGGCAAGACGCTGTGCGTGCGTTTCCGCGCGGATACGCTGCCGCACCTGCAGGTCTGGCGGAACCAGAAGACGCCGGCGGACGTTTTCGGCATCGAACCGGTTTCGCATCGCTGGGTCTCGCGTCGCGAGCTTCAAGCAGGCGGCGAGTTCAACATGCTGCAGCCGGGCGAGAGCCGCAGCTATGGGCTTCGCTTCGCCTTCCTCTGA
- a CDS encoding ribonuclease, with translation MSRVFLRWMAFVLSMVLAGFAVAQEGEGGTRFILAASWQPAFCQTNQRKPECSSQTKERFDATNFSLHGLWPLRQNYCGVSKDLQAVDKEGDWQKLPEVKLTVENASALAKAMPGTQSGLERHEWTKHGTCTKMSADDYFGVAIRLMDDLNGSAVRDLFAANVGKTVKADQIKTAFDKSFGAGAGERVKMSCRRAGGVRVISELTIGLSEDAGSAAGAGAGLAKLMQNAGRTSFGCDEGVVDAAGF, from the coding sequence ATGAGCAGGGTGTTTCTGCGCTGGATGGCGTTTGTTCTGTCAATGGTTTTGGCTGGCTTTGCGGTTGCCCAGGAAGGCGAAGGGGGAACGCGCTTCATCCTTGCCGCAAGTTGGCAGCCGGCATTCTGCCAGACAAACCAAAGGAAGCCGGAATGCAGCAGCCAGACGAAGGAGCGCTTCGACGCGACGAATTTCTCGCTGCACGGCCTGTGGCCGCTGCGGCAGAACTATTGCGGTGTATCGAAGGACTTGCAGGCAGTCGACAAAGAAGGCGATTGGCAAAAGCTGCCGGAGGTCAAGCTGACGGTTGAGAATGCGTCAGCCCTTGCAAAGGCCATGCCCGGAACGCAATCGGGCCTCGAACGTCATGAATGGACGAAGCACGGCACCTGCACGAAGATGAGCGCCGACGATTATTTCGGCGTGGCGATCCGCCTGATGGATGACCTCAACGGCTCGGCGGTGCGCGACCTCTTTGCCGCGAATGTCGGCAAGACCGTCAAGGCCGATCAGATCAAGACGGCTTTCGACAAGAGCTTCGGGGCGGGCGCTGGCGAGCGTGTGAAGATGAGCTGCCGGCGCGCGGGCGGCGTCCGCGTGATCAGCGAGCTGACGATCGGGCTGTCGGAGGATGCGGGCTCGGCCGCCGGCGCCGGTGCGGGGCTTGCAAAACTCATGCAAAACGCCGGCCGCACCTCCTTCGGCTGCGACGAAGGTGTTGTCGACGCTGCGGGGTTCTGA
- the ettA gene encoding energy-dependent translational throttle protein EttA, whose amino-acid sequence MARQFIYHMAGLNKAYGNKKVLENIHLSFYPDAKIGILGPNGAGKSTVLRIMAGLDKEYTGEAWLAEGATLGFLAQEPQLDASKTVLENVMEGVASKKAILDRYNELMMNYSDETAEEGAKLQDIIDSQNLWDLENQVEMAMDALRCPPGDASVDNLSGGEKRRVALCRLLLAQPDLLLLDEPTNHLDAETIAWLEKHLREYPGSVLMITHDRYFLDNVTGWILELDRGRGIPYEGNYSAYLQAKAKRMQQEGREEASRQKALSREQEWIASSPKARQAKSKARIRAYDELVAAAADRRPGDSQIVIPVGERLGQVVIEAENLTKGYGDTVLIENLSFKLPPGGIVGVIGPNGAGKTTLFRMITGQEKPDSGEIRIGDTVDLGYVDQSRDALNGNKTVWEEISAGNDIIKLGKHEVNSRAYCGAFNFKGGDQQQKVGTLSGGQRNRVHLAKMLKAGGNVILLDEPTNDLDTETLAALEDALENFAGCAVIISHDRMFLDRLATHILAFEGDSHVEWFEGNFEDYEQDKMRRLGVDSVNPKRVTYKRLTR is encoded by the coding sequence ATGGCACGTCAGTTCATCTATCATATGGCCGGCCTCAACAAGGCCTATGGCAACAAGAAGGTGCTGGAGAACATCCACCTTTCCTTCTACCCCGACGCCAAGATCGGTATCCTCGGCCCGAACGGCGCCGGTAAGTCCACCGTCCTGCGCATCATGGCCGGCCTCGACAAGGAATATACCGGCGAAGCCTGGCTCGCCGAGGGCGCAACGCTCGGCTTCCTGGCGCAGGAGCCGCAGCTCGATGCGTCGAAGACGGTGCTCGAAAACGTCATGGAAGGTGTGGCCTCCAAGAAGGCGATCCTCGACCGCTACAACGAGCTGATGATGAACTATTCCGACGAGACGGCGGAAGAGGGTGCGAAGCTCCAGGACATCATCGACAGCCAGAACCTCTGGGACCTGGAAAACCAGGTCGAGATGGCGATGGACGCGCTGCGCTGCCCGCCGGGCGATGCTTCGGTCGACAATCTTTCGGGCGGCGAAAAGCGCCGCGTGGCGCTCTGCCGCCTGCTGCTTGCCCAGCCGGACCTGCTGCTCCTCGATGAACCGACGAACCACCTCGACGCCGAGACGATCGCCTGGCTCGAAAAGCACCTGCGCGAATATCCGGGTTCCGTGCTAATGATCACCCACGACCGCTACTTCCTGGACAATGTCACCGGCTGGATCCTCGAGCTCGACCGCGGCCGCGGCATTCCCTATGAGGGCAATTATTCGGCTTATCTGCAAGCGAAAGCGAAGCGCATGCAGCAGGAGGGCCGCGAAGAAGCCTCCCGCCAGAAGGCTCTGTCTCGTGAGCAGGAATGGATTGCCTCCAGCCCGAAAGCGCGTCAGGCAAAGTCGAAGGCGCGTATCCGCGCTTATGACGAACTGGTGGCGGCAGCTGCCGACCGCCGTCCCGGCGACTCCCAGATCGTCATCCCGGTCGGTGAGCGTCTCGGCCAGGTCGTCATCGAGGCCGAGAACCTCACCAAGGGATATGGCGATACCGTCCTGATCGAGAACCTGAGCTTCAAGCTGCCGCCGGGCGGCATCGTCGGCGTCATCGGCCCGAACGGTGCCGGCAAGACGACGCTCTTTCGCATGATCACCGGCCAGGAAAAGCCCGACAGCGGCGAAATCCGCATCGGCGATACCGTCGATCTCGGCTATGTCGACCAGAGCCGTGATGCGCTCAACGGCAACAAGACCGTTTGGGAAGAGATCTCCGCCGGCAACGACATCATCAAGCTCGGCAAGCACGAAGTGAATTCGCGCGCCTATTGCGGCGCTTTCAACTTCAAGGGCGGCGACCAGCAGCAGAAGGTCGGCACGCTTTCCGGCGGCCAGCGCAACCGCGTCCATCTTGCCAAGATGCTGAAGGCCGGCGGCAACGTCATCCTCCTCGACGAACCGACCAACGATCTCGATACGGAAACGCTGGCCGCGCTCGAGGACGCGCTCGAAAACTTCGCTGGCTGCGCCGTTATCATCAGCCACGACCGCATGTTCCTCGACCGGCTTGCAACGCATATCCTCGCCTTCGAAGGCGACAGCCATGTCGAATGGTTCGAAGGCAACTTCGAAGATTACGAGCAGGACAAGATGCGCCGCCTCGGCGTGGATTCGGTCAATCCGAAGCGGGTGACCTACAAGCGCCTGACGCGCTGA
- a CDS encoding methyltransferase produces the protein MRLDDFGSVGDAYQRYSAGIRGKIRHELVFEVVAGLTSAGGTVLDMGCGDGEISARLSEAGFRVLGIDASPEMLRRANLRKAELPEQVRSRLEFALRDITDFASEHLFDAVCCHGVLMYLDDSAAAIRKLASHVKRGGLLSILTKNALSGGFRQALRGDYATARELIETGAAASIGNLGIRTRGDDPSAVVQQMGACGFADCQWRGVRVFSDHLDEQTFDGALAAELIALERAASLRDPYRAMARLFHATGRKA, from the coding sequence ATGCGGCTGGATGACTTCGGAAGCGTGGGGGACGCCTACCAGAGATACTCGGCTGGGATACGCGGCAAAATACGTCACGAGCTGGTGTTCGAAGTCGTGGCCGGCCTCACGTCTGCCGGCGGAACGGTTCTGGATATGGGGTGCGGCGATGGCGAGATATCCGCGCGTCTATCCGAAGCCGGTTTTAGAGTTCTCGGCATTGACGCTTCGCCTGAAATGCTGCGCCGGGCAAATCTGCGCAAGGCAGAGCTGCCGGAGCAAGTGCGCAGCCGGCTTGAGTTTGCGCTGCGCGACATCACCGATTTCGCATCAGAACATCTCTTCGATGCAGTTTGCTGCCATGGCGTACTGATGTACTTGGACGACAGTGCCGCTGCCATCCGAAAATTGGCAAGCCATGTGAAACGCGGCGGGCTGCTTAGCATCTTGACGAAAAACGCACTCTCTGGCGGTTTCCGGCAAGCGCTGCGTGGAGACTACGCGACGGCAAGGGAACTGATCGAAACCGGCGCGGCAGCCAGCATCGGCAACCTTGGAATTAGAACGCGCGGTGACGATCCTTCGGCGGTTGTTCAGCAAATGGGGGCCTGTGGCTTTGCCGACTGCCAATGGCGAGGGGTCCGCGTGTTTTCCGATCATCTTGACGAGCAGACCTTTGACGGCGCGCTCGCCGCCGAGCTCATCGCGCTTGAGCGCGCTGCTTCGCTTCGTGACCCATACCGTGCGATGGCTCGGCTATTTCATGCGACTGGGCGGAAAGCCTGA
- a CDS encoding TIGR01244 family sulfur transferase has protein sequence MDIRQIDDEYSVSGQITLEDLDQIKAMGFKSIVCHRPDQESPDQTPFSVIEARAKELGLDIAHVPVGAMGVTEEAVQGMVDALDEFPRPMLGYCRSGARSTAIYQKTHHIRG, from the coding sequence ATGGACATCCGCCAGATCGACGACGAATATTCGGTATCCGGCCAGATCACGCTGGAAGATCTCGACCAGATCAAGGCGATGGGCTTCAAGTCGATCGTCTGCCATCGCCCGGACCAGGAAAGCCCGGACCAGACGCCGTTTTCGGTGATCGAAGCCCGCGCCAAGGAACTCGGCCTCGACATCGCGCATGTGCCCGTCGGCGCGATGGGCGTGACGGAGGAAGCCGTGCAAGGCATGGTCGACGCACTCGACGAATTTCCGCGCCCGATGCTCGGCTATTGCCGTTCCGGCGCACGCTCTACCGCGATCTATCAGAAGACCCATCATATTCGCGGCTGA
- a CDS encoding alpha/beta hydrolase: MFSQTQWLKTPEATLAFHHEAASGGPRGIVLISHGLAEHSKRYAGFAKAMAGRDYHVYAHDHRGHGETVADGAPIGQFARRNGVQQVLADMVAMRDYAAGFHPNLPVILFGHSMGGLIALNAAVTYPEKFGALAVWNSNFAVGLTGRAAQAILLAEKALKGSDVPSGLLPKLTFDTWGKSIPGHRTEFDWLSRDPAEVDKYIADPLCGFDASVSLWLDIFELTFRAPQKRHLDRLRRNLPIHLVGGGRDPATDFGKAVMWLSNHLKRHGFSRITAEIYQEKRHETLNEIGAEAAISAFADWCDEATARS; this comes from the coding sequence ATGTTTTCGCAGACACAATGGCTTAAGACGCCCGAGGCGACGCTCGCCTTTCATCATGAGGCAGCCAGCGGTGGCCCGCGCGGCATCGTGCTGATCTCCCACGGACTTGCTGAACATTCGAAGCGCTACGCAGGCTTTGCCAAGGCGATGGCCGGGCGCGACTATCATGTCTATGCGCACGACCACCGGGGCCACGGCGAGACGGTGGCCGACGGCGCGCCGATCGGCCAGTTCGCCCGCCGCAACGGCGTGCAGCAGGTTCTTGCCGACATGGTCGCCATGCGGGACTATGCGGCAGGGTTCCATCCAAACCTTCCCGTGATCCTCTTCGGCCACTCCATGGGCGGGCTGATCGCGCTCAACGCTGCAGTAACCTATCCGGAAAAATTCGGTGCCCTCGCCGTGTGGAATTCGAACTTCGCTGTCGGTCTGACAGGCCGGGCCGCGCAAGCCATCCTGCTTGCCGAGAAAGCCCTGAAAGGTTCCGACGTTCCGAGCGGCCTGCTGCCGAAGCTCACCTTCGACACCTGGGGCAAATCCATCCCCGGCCACCGGACGGAATTTGACTGGCTCTCCCGCGATCCGGCCGAAGTCGACAAATATATCGCCGATCCGCTCTGCGGCTTCGATGCTTCCGTTTCGCTCTGGCTCGACATATTCGAACTCACCTTTCGCGCGCCGCAGAAGCGGCATCTCGACAGGCTGCGAAGGAACCTGCCAATCCACCTCGTCGGCGGCGGAAGGGATCCAGCGACCGATTTCGGAAAAGCGGTGATGTGGCTGTCAAACCATTTGAAACGGCACGGTTTCTCCCGTATCACGGCCGAAATATATCAGGAGAAGCGGCACGAGACGCTGAACGAGATCGGCGCCGAAGCGGCGATTTCGGCCTTTGCCGATTGGTGCGATGAAGCAACCGCAAGATCCTGA
- a CDS encoding CaiB/BaiF CoA-transferase family protein, with product MTDSRKKPPLAGIRVIELARVLAGPWAGQMLADLGADVIKVENPDGGDDTRQWGPPFVEGGDGENLSAAYYHSANRNKRSVTADLKTEEGQSLVRRLAATADVLIENFKLGGLVKYGLDYESLRKINPKLVYCSITGFGQSGPYASLAGYDYIVQGMSGFMSITGEPDRQPMKAGVAIADIFTGIYAVAAIEAALIHALKTGEGQLVDMALLDVQSAVLANQNMNYLVSGRAPARLGNAHPNISPYEVVPSADGYLILAVGNDNQFRRLCVILGLDGIAGDERFSTNKARVVNRDEVRRLISTETLKWQKADLLKACEENAVPAGAINTIEEMFADPQIKARGLRIDLPDAAGNVIPGVRTPVVLSETPLRYERPGPRLGEHQEEVLAELEALERAEREGKSAL from the coding sequence ATGACGGACAGTCGTAAGAAACCGCCGCTTGCCGGCATCAGGGTGATCGAGCTCGCCCGCGTCCTGGCAGGCCCCTGGGCCGGGCAGATGTTGGCCGATCTCGGCGCAGACGTCATCAAGGTCGAAAATCCGGACGGCGGCGACGATACGCGGCAATGGGGGCCTCCCTTCGTCGAGGGCGGCGACGGCGAAAACCTTTCAGCTGCCTATTATCACTCCGCCAATCGCAACAAGCGCTCTGTCACGGCCGATTTGAAGACCGAGGAAGGCCAGTCGCTGGTGCGACGGCTCGCGGCAACGGCCGATGTCCTGATCGAGAATTTCAAGCTCGGCGGCCTCGTCAAGTACGGCCTCGACTATGAGAGCCTGCGCAAGATCAATCCGAAGCTCGTCTACTGCTCCATCACCGGCTTCGGCCAGTCTGGCCCCTATGCCAGCCTCGCGGGCTATGATTACATCGTCCAGGGCATGTCCGGCTTCATGTCGATCACCGGCGAGCCGGATCGCCAGCCGATGAAAGCAGGCGTCGCCATCGCCGATATCTTCACCGGCATCTATGCCGTGGCGGCGATCGAGGCAGCCCTCATCCATGCGCTGAAAACCGGTGAAGGCCAGCTTGTCGATATGGCGCTGCTCGACGTGCAATCCGCCGTGCTCGCCAATCAAAACATGAACTATCTGGTCTCCGGCCGCGCGCCGGCGCGGCTCGGAAATGCCCATCCGAATATCTCTCCTTATGAGGTCGTGCCGAGCGCGGACGGTTACCTGATCCTTGCCGTCGGCAATGACAACCAGTTCCGGCGTCTCTGCGTGATCCTCGGCCTCGATGGCATCGCCGGCGACGAGCGCTTTTCGACCAACAAGGCCCGCGTCGTCAACCGCGACGAGGTGCGCCGCCTGATCTCGACCGAGACGTTGAAATGGCAAAAAGCCGACTTGCTGAAAGCCTGCGAAGAAAATGCCGTGCCAGCCGGCGCGATCAACACGATCGAGGAGATGTTCGCCGATCCGCAGATAAAGGCGCGCGGACTGCGCATCGATCTGCCGGATGCGGCAGGAAACGTGATCCCCGGCGTGAGGACGCCGGTTGTGCTCTCCGAAACGCCCCTGCGTTACGAGAGGCCGGGCCCTCGGCTGGGCGAGCATCAGGAAGAGGTTCTGGCTGAGCTCGAGGCATTGGAGCGCGCCGAACGGGAGGGGAAATCCGCACTATGA
- a CDS encoding DMT family transporter — MNSAITKNSSSEVSMGLMLMFISVLVSPLIDIFSKLAITTIPSAEITAARFAIQALCMLPIVIWRKKLTDSSWRQSLFHAIRGAIITISMISFVTTLKYMAVADAIAIFFVEPIILTILSSLFLGETIGWRRYTACGVGFFGAILVIQPSFQEVGYVALLPVVSAVCIAISAMMNRALAQREDPWVMQFHMGLWGLLFCGVLLFFARGSGSDVFEPVMPTMIGLVWLLGVGVTAAIASILGVYAYRSAPASTLAPLQYFEIVSATIFAWLVFGDFPDAIKWLGILIIIASGLYIIWRERRFASKPVSDTSEATRAP, encoded by the coding sequence ATGAACAGCGCAATAACGAAGAATAGCTCCTCCGAAGTCAGCATGGGCCTGATGCTCATGTTTATTTCGGTGCTCGTATCGCCTCTGATCGATATTTTCTCCAAGCTTGCCATCACGACGATTCCGTCTGCGGAGATCACCGCAGCACGTTTTGCCATACAGGCTCTCTGCATGCTTCCGATCGTGATCTGGCGCAAAAAACTGACGGATTCGTCATGGAGGCAGAGCCTCTTCCACGCGATCCGCGGCGCCATCATTACCATTTCGATGATCTCGTTCGTCACCACGCTGAAATACATGGCGGTCGCAGATGCGATCGCGATCTTCTTCGTCGAACCCATCATCCTCACCATTCTGAGCAGCCTATTTCTCGGCGAGACGATCGGCTGGCGGCGCTACACAGCCTGCGGCGTCGGTTTCTTCGGCGCGATACTGGTCATTCAGCCGAGCTTCCAGGAAGTCGGCTACGTGGCGCTGTTGCCGGTCGTCAGCGCAGTCTGCATCGCCATCTCCGCAATGATGAACAGGGCGCTGGCGCAGCGCGAGGACCCGTGGGTGATGCAGTTTCACATGGGCTTGTGGGGTCTGCTCTTTTGCGGTGTCCTGCTTTTCTTCGCCCGTGGAAGCGGCTCGGATGTGTTCGAACCGGTAATGCCAACCATGATAGGCCTCGTCTGGCTCCTCGGCGTCGGCGTAACGGCCGCGATCGCCAGCATCCTCGGCGTCTATGCCTACCGCTCCGCACCCGCCTCCACTTTGGCGCCGCTGCAATATTTCGAGATCGTCTCGGCCACGATCTTCGCATGGCTGGTTTTCGGCGATTTTCCCGACGCCATCAAATGGCTGGGCATTCTCATCATCATCGCATCCGGACTTTACATCATCTGGCGCGAGCGCCGCTTTGCATCCAAACCCGTATCCGATACATCTGAGGCAACGCGGGCACCATGA